A stretch of the Lolium perenne isolate Kyuss_39 chromosome 3, Kyuss_2.0, whole genome shotgun sequence genome encodes the following:
- the LOC127343157 gene encoding uncharacterized protein: protein MAALTSLQRSRKRRCPSHPMLSVSPALLSLLFIVPILYLLLIHRSSCSPLFSHLTAVGRSSSSVSGFAGDLRDIEFSWNHLPFTSSQPPLAKLKIAVFSRKWPVATAPGGMERHAHTLHTALAARGHRVHVFTSPPPHTEAAPSPTADGPQLHFLDGTPGQWRCDEAWKLYEAEGENDPFDVIHSESVAVFHRYARGVPNLVVTWHGISLEALHSGIYQDLARGEDEPMSPAFNQSLSESVRRVLSEVRFFRSYAHQVAISDSTGEMLRDVYQIPGRRVHVILNGVDEAQFTPDAQLGREFREEIDLPKSADLVLGVSGRLVKDKGHALLYEAFSRLALRHPNVYLLVAGKGPWESRYMDLGRNAKVLGAVSPGKLRAFYNALDVFVDPTLRPQGLDLTLMEAMQCGKPVVATRFPSIKGSVVVDDEFGHMFAPNVESLLESLEAVVKDGARRAAERGRACREYAKSMFAATKMALAYERLFLCVKNESFCGYPAEFD from the coding sequence ATGGCGGCACTAACCTCCCTGCAGAGGTCGAGGAAGCGGAGGTGCCCGTCCCACCCCATGCTCTCCGTCTCCccagccctcctctctctcctcttcaTCGTCCCCATCCTCTACCTCCTCCTGATCCACCGGTCCTCGTGCTCCCCGCTCTTCAGCCACCTCACGGCCGTCGGACGCTCATCGTCGAGCGTGAGCGGCTTCGCCGGAGACCTTCGCGACATCGAGTTCTCGTGGAACCACCTGCCGTTCACGTCGTCCCAGCCTCCCCTGGCCAAGCTCAAGATCGCCGTGTTCTCTCGGAAGTGGCCCGTGGCCACGGCCCCGGGTGGCATGGAGCGTCACGCGCACACGCTGCACACGGCGCTCGCCGCGCGGGGCCACCGCGTCCACGTGTTCACCTCCCCTCCGCCGCATACGGAGGCGGCGCCGTCGCCCACCGCCGACGGGCCTCAGCTGCATTTCCTGGACGGCACCCCGGGGCAGTGGCGCTGCGACGAGGCGTGGAAGCTGTACGAGGCCGAGGGCGAGAACGACCCGTTCGACGTGATCCACTCGGAGAGCGTGGCGGTGTTCCACCGGTACGCGCGCGGCGTGCCCAACCTGGTGGTGACGTGGCACGGCATCTCCCTGGAGGCGCTGCACTCGGGGATATACCAGGACCTGGCCCGCGGCGAGGACGAGCCCATGTCGCCGGCGTTCAACCAGAGCCTGTCGGAGTCGGTGCGGCGGGTGCTGTCGGAGGTCCGCTTCTTCCGGAGCTACGCGCACCAGGTGGCCATCAGCGACTCCACGGGGGAGATGCTCCGCGACGTGTACCAGATCCCGGGCCGCCGCGTGCACGTGATCCTGAACGGCGTGGACGAGGCGCAGTTCACGCCGGACGCGCAGCTCGGCCGGGAGTTCCGGGAGGAGATCGACCTGCCCAAGAGCGCCGACCTGGTGCTGGGCGTGTCGGGCAGGCTCGTCAAGGACAAGGGCCACGCACTGCTCTACGAGGCCTTCTCCAGGCTGGCGCTCCGCCACCCGAACGTGTACCTGCTCGTCGCCGGCAAGGGGCCGTGGGAGTCGCGGTACATGGACCTGGGGCGCAACGCCAAGGTGCTGGGAGCCGTGTCGCCGGGGAAGCTCAGGGCGTTCTACAACGCGCTGGACGTGTTCGTGGACCCGACGCTGCGCCCGCAGGGGCTGGACCTGACGCTCATGGAGGCGATGCAGTGCGGGAAGCCGGTGGTGGCCACGCGGTTCCCGAGCATCAAGGGCAGCGTCGTGGTGGACGACGAGTTCGGCCACATGTTCGCGCCCAACGTGGAGTCGCTGCTCGAGAGCCTGGAGGCGGTGGTGAAGGATGGCGCCCGGCGCGCGGCGGAGCGCGGCCGCGCGTGCAGGGAGTACGCCAAGTCCATGTTCGCGGCCACCAAGATGGCCCTGGCGTACGAGAGGCTCTTCCTCTGTGTCAAGAACGAGTCATTCTGTGGGTACCCCGCTGAGTTCGATTAG